The window GAATTTTTTAGTTTTGATGCGGTTTTTACTCAAGTCTCGGATTATAGCAGTTTGTAGGAAGGGTGACCCCGGAATTTCCGGAAAATCCTAAGGAAAATCCTGCTTTAGTCGGATCATATCCTTGCACTGGATGCCATTTTCCCAAATCGGCTCCGGATAATTCCTGAGAAAAAATCCAAAATCGATCCCGGAAATGGAGAAGCCGCATTTTTGGTACAAACCCAGTTGAGCGATACTCGAATTTCCTGTGCCTATCTCCAGAGTAAAAAACCCTTCCGACTTCGCCGTTTCAGAGGCGTGAGAAAGTAATTTTTTTCCGAATCCTTTGCCTTGGAATTTTTCAGAGACCGCAATATTCACGATCTCTACAGTATGTGGTCGGGTAGGAAGAAGAAGATACACTCCGATCAATTCTAGATCCTCCGACTCCATCAAATACACAGTGGACCGATCCAAATAAGAAAGAACGATCTCTTCGTTCGGATCTGCGAGAAGTAGCAAATCCATAGGTGGAGTTTCATCGGAAG of the Leptospira dzoumogneensis genome contains:
- a CDS encoding GNAT family N-acetyltransferase, with the translated sequence MTFTIRKLSSDETPPMDLLLLADPNEEIVLSYLDRSTVYLMESEDLELIGVYLLLPTRPHTVEIVNIAVSEKFQGKGFGKKLLSHASETAKSEGFFTLEIGTGNSSIAQLGLYQKCGFSISGIDFGFFLRNYPEPIWENGIQCKDMIRLKQDFP